One Lacticaseibacillus rhamnosus genomic window carries:
- the purS gene encoding phosphoribosylformylglycinamidine synthase subunit PurS, whose product MFKAKVYVTYKPSVLDPKAEVIKTALTRMDYHNVDDVLYGKYFELKLTGTKEAVEKQVDTICDQLLANVNMETYRFELEPITEDEA is encoded by the coding sequence ATGTTTAAAGCTAAAGTTTATGTGACGTACAAACCCTCTGTATTAGACCCAAAGGCAGAAGTTATCAAGACTGCTTTGACCCGCATGGATTATCACAATGTAGACGATGTGTTGTACGGCAAATATTTTGAATTAAAGCTGACCGGCACCAAAGAAGCGGTAGAAAAGCAAGTCGATACGATTTGCGATCAGTTGCTTGCCAATGTCAACATGGAAACTTATCGCTTTGAATTAGAACCCATTACGGAGGATGAGGCATGA
- the purQ gene encoding phosphoribosylformylglycinamidine synthase subunit PurQ, translating to MKAAVISFPGSNCDLDLQWAVQTIAGAECELIKPSQTDLSRYDVVMVPGGFSYGDYLRSGAIARFSPVMTALKAFAEAGGYVLGICNGFQILTEAGLLPGALQWNRDLNFICEPVTLLVDRADTAFSNQYQVGEQLTLPIAHGEGNYYADPKTLAALEANGQVVFRYADNPNGSLHDIAGVTNEAGNVLGMMPHPERAVEALLGGTDGLGVFKSLMQQTKGVHVRDAR from the coding sequence ATGAAAGCGGCCGTTATTTCTTTTCCCGGATCTAATTGTGACTTGGATTTACAGTGGGCCGTTCAGACCATTGCCGGTGCTGAGTGCGAGCTGATCAAGCCGAGTCAAACCGATTTAAGTCGTTATGATGTGGTGATGGTGCCAGGTGGTTTTTCTTACGGTGACTATTTACGTAGCGGTGCGATTGCCCGGTTTTCGCCAGTGATGACGGCGTTGAAAGCTTTTGCCGAAGCAGGCGGCTATGTGTTGGGCATTTGTAATGGCTTTCAGATTCTGACCGAAGCGGGTCTGCTGCCGGGCGCTTTGCAATGGAATCGGGATTTGAATTTCATTTGCGAACCGGTGACGTTGCTTGTCGATCGCGCGGATACAGCATTTTCCAATCAATATCAGGTTGGTGAACAACTGACATTGCCGATTGCACATGGTGAAGGAAATTATTACGCCGATCCCAAGACGCTGGCAGCTTTGGAAGCCAATGGTCAGGTCGTTTTCCGGTATGCTGACAATCCCAATGGCAGTCTTCATGATATTGCCGGGGTGACGAACGAAGCCGGTAATGTTTTAGGCATGATGCCGCATCCGGAACGCGCCGTTGAAGCATTACTTGGCGGTACGGATGGCCTAGGCGTTTTCAAGTCATTGATGCAACAAACGAAAGGGGTCCATGTCCGTGACGCACGTTGA